The Nitrospirota bacterium genome window below encodes:
- a CDS encoding thioredoxin domain-containing protein — MREVTDRDFDRLVAQAGLPVLVELWKPGCGSCRSLMRELEKLEQQMAGNVLILTMNVEEQFQIPAELEISSLPALAFYREGMFERFIGGIGTCEELLAQLRLT; from the coding sequence ATGCGTGAGGTGACTGACCGGGACTTCGACCGTCTGGTAGCGCAGGCGGGATTACCGGTGTTGGTGGAGCTTTGGAAGCCTGGCTGCGGGAGTTGCCGCTCGTTGATGCGTGAACTCGAAAAGTTGGAGCAGCAGATGGCAGGCAATGTGCTGATCCTGACCATGAACGTCGAGGAGCAGTTCCAGATTCCCGCGGAGCTGGAGATCTCCTCCCTGCCGGCCTTGGCCTTCTATCGAGAGGGGATGTTCGAGCGGTTTATCGGCGGAATTGGGACATGCGAGGAGTTGCTTGCGCAGTTGCGGCTGACATGA
- a CDS encoding GDSL-type esterase/lipase family protein — MTHIVCFGDSLTAGFQSPSADNPQGDETPYGGFLQELTGPSVRVSMSGLCGELTGDMVRRFRSAVLVHEPACVVILGGTNDLGWNATPAAILRNLLQMYELAAAAGVTPVPVTVPSIRVGDDLSSEEGRRWLAEHLDRRRQLNGLILRSAESKGLAAFDLFSATAEPETQQLAARYSNDGLHLTTAGYRLMAERLYQEVFAPLLARRP; from the coding sequence ATGACCCACATTGTCTGTTTCGGAGACAGTCTGACGGCAGGGTTTCAATCGCCCAGCGCCGACAATCCGCAGGGAGACGAGACTCCCTATGGAGGATTCCTGCAAGAATTGACCGGGCCTTCCGTGCGCGTGTCGATGAGTGGTCTCTGCGGGGAGCTGACCGGCGATATGGTGCGACGGTTTCGCTCGGCTGTGCTGGTCCATGAACCGGCCTGCGTGGTGATTCTCGGCGGCACGAACGATCTGGGCTGGAACGCCACGCCTGCGGCTATTCTGCGTAATCTTCTTCAGATGTATGAGCTGGCCGCCGCAGCTGGAGTTACGCCGGTGCCTGTGACCGTTCCGTCGATCAGGGTGGGCGACGACCTGTCCAGTGAGGAGGGACGCCGATGGTTGGCCGAACATCTCGATCGGCGGCGCCAGCTCAACGGGTTGATCCTCCGCTCTGCCGAATCGAAGGGGCTGGCAGCCTTCGATCTGTTCTCCGCCACAGCGGAGCCGGAGACGCAACAGCTGGCGGCCCGGTATTCTAACGACGGGCTGCATCTGACCACGGCAGGCTATCGGCTGATGGCAGAACGGTTATATCAAGAGGTCTTTGCTCCCCTGTTGGCGAGGAGACCGTGA